In Parasegetibacter sp. NRK P23, the genomic stretch TGAAATTGGGCTATCCTTGCAGCAGCTAAAGCACCAGCCCGGTTACCGGGAAAAAACCTGACACATTATGCGCAAAACACTGAGTACACTTATCCTGGTATTCACCAGCACCTTTGCCTCCTTCGCACAAAACGGAGAACCTTTGCCCTTAGATCCCTCAGTGCGGAAAGGCACCTTGCCCAACGGACTTACTTATTACATCCGCGCCAACAAAATTCCTGAAAAGCGCGCTGAACTCTACCTGGTGAATAAGGTGGGGTCCATTCTTGAAGACGAGAACCAGCGTGGGCTGGCGCATTTCGTGGAACACATGGCCTTTAACGGTACCCGTGATTTCCCTAAAAACACCTTGATAGATTACCTTCAGAAAGCGGGGGTGAAATTCGGCGCCGATATCAACGCGTACACCAGCTTCGATGAAACGGTGTACCAGTTGCCCATCCCCACCGATACGCTTGCGGTTTTCGAAAGAGGGTTTGATATGCTCCTGAACTGGGCTGGTTTCATTTCTTTCGATCCGGAAGAAGTAAACGCGGAAAGAGGCGTGATCCTGGAAGAATCGAGGCAGCGTGGAAAGAACGCCCAGGAAAGAATCCAACAACAGGCGTTGCCTATTCTTTTCAACAATTCCCGCTATGCGGAACGGATTCCCATCGGGAAGGAAGATATCCTGAAATCCTTTACGGTGGAAACGATTAAGAAGTTTTACAAAGACTGGTACCGTCCCGACCTCCAGGCCATCATCGCCGTTGGTGATTTTGATGCCGACCAGGTGGAACGCTGGATCAAAGAGAAATTCACGGTGCTGAAAAATCCCGCCCAACCACGTCCACGGGTAAAATACGAAGTGGGCGATCATGCGGAAACCTTCGCGAAAGTGATCACCGACAAAGAGTTTCCTTACACCGTGGCGCAGGTAGTGTACAAATCCAAAACCACACCCATCACCACCGCAGCGGGTTTCCGCGAGCAAATTCGGACCGAGTTGTTCAACACCATGATGGCCGCAAGGATCCAGGAAGCTACCCGCAAACCGGAAACACCGTATTTCTTCGCCCAGAACGCCATATCACCATTCCTTGCGGGACTACAGGCTTATCTTTCTATCACCGTTGCGAAGAATGGCCAGCTTGATAAAGCCGTGACCGCCGTACTGGAAGAAAATGAAAGGATCCGCCGTTTCGGGTTTACCCAAACGGAGCTGGATCGCGCAAAAAAGGACCTGCTCACCCAAAGGGAAAGCGCTTTTAAAGAGAGGGACAAAACGAAATCAGCCGCTTATGTGGCAGCCTACCAGGGCAATTTCCTGACGGGAACTGCGGTGCCGGGTTCGGAATATGTCTACAATTTCTACAAAAAAACAGTGCCCGAAATCCAACTGAAAGAGGTGAACGAACTGATCAATACATTCGACCAAAAGAAGAACAGGGTGGTATTGGTGCAGGCCCCTTCTAAAGACAGCGCCGGCCTTCCTTCGCAACAGCAACTACTGGATTGGGTAAATACAGACCTCAGTTATGTAAAAGCCTACGAGGATCAAAGCACTAATGAGCCTTTGCTCGCCACAATACCCACAGGCACTAAAGTTACTGGCACCAAAGCTTTCAGCGCAATTGGCGCGGAGTTGATCACATTGGGTAACGGCGTGCGCGTATGGCTGAAGCCCACTGATTTCAAGAACGATGAGGTCAGGTTCAGTTCCTACAGTTTTGGGGGGACCTCGGTTGTGGATGAAAAGAAATTGCCTTCAATTCTGATGGCGGCAAATATTATGGGACAAAGCGGTGTGGGTAAATTTGATCCTACCGTTTTGGGTAAGATGCTGACCGGGAAAAACGTGTCAGTATCCGCTTACGTTTCCGAAATAAGTGAAGGCGTTTCAGGTATAGCCACACCTGCCGATATTGAAACTGCCCTTCAACTTGTTTACCTCTATTATACCGCTCCGAGGAAAGATACCACTGCTTTCAGAACAGCCATTGCTGAAACGAAGTACATGCTGCAGAACAGGGCGCTTGATCCTACCGCTGTTTTTTCAGACACGCTGGAAGCCATTATGAGTGGGTATCATCCCCGCAGAACCAATCCTACCATGCAGATGCTGGATAAAGTTTCCCTGGATGAAGTTGTGGATATGTACAAAGATCGTTTTGCCGACGCCTCAGATGCAGTATTTGTATTTGTGGGCAACTTTGATAAAGCGAAACTGCTGCCGTTGCTTGAAAAATACATTGGCGGATTACCTGCCACCAACAGGAAAGAAAGCTTCAGCAACCTGGGCATCCGCCCATTGCCGGGGGCTGTGAAAAAGACCGTGTACAAAGGACAGGACGATAAAAGTGCCGTGGAACTTATTTTCAATGGTCCGTGGAAATGGTCCCCGGCCAATAACCTGCGCCTCAGCGCGCTTACCGAAATCATCAACATCAAGATGGTGGAGCGCCTGCGGGAAAAAGAAGAAGGCGTGTATTCGCCCTCCGTTTCCGAAAGCTACTCCAAGTTACCCGAGCAACGTTTTACACTTTCCATCTCCTTCACCTGTGATCCTAAGAATGTGGACAGGCTGATTGAAGCCGCATTGGATGAGATACGGAAAATCAAAAAGGATGGTCCTTCCGCTACCGATTTGCAGAAGTTCAAGGCGGAAGAAAGAAGGGCACATGAAGTGCGGGTAAAAGAGAATGGTTATTGGTTGAATTACCTCCTCCAGCAGTCGAGGAATGGTGAACCGGTGGAGGAGATGAACAATTACCTCACGGAACTGGAACAACTCACACCTGCGGTGTTGAAGCAAACGGCACAGTTACTGAATGAGCAGCAACTGATCAAAGCTGTGCTGATGCCGGAGAAAAAATAAGACAATCAGGGCCTGTTGCGCAGGGAGGATTCCCTGATCAGCAGGTCCGATTTCAGAATGATGGAAGAAGTGGCTGAAAGTGAGCTCACTCCTTTGAGGTGGTTGATGAGGTTCCGGGCGGCCACTTCGCCCACTTCCACACCCGGATAGTTGATCGTACTGAGACGTGGCTCCATGAGGGTGCTGATCTCGTCGTTGTTGAAGCCGATCACCGCAATATCTTCAGGAATACGGAAGCCGAGTTGTTTCAGGGTTTGCATACAAACGGCAGCAGTGAAATCGCCTGCGGCGAACAGCCCGTCGGGGCGGGGATTCATTTCCGCGATGCGCTTGCTTACATTTACGGCATCATCCCGGTCCATATCTGTTGTAAAAACGAATTCATCGTTGAACGGGATACCATGGTCCTCCAATGCTTTCCGGTAGCCTTCATAACGCAGCGCGTATACGTTCCGGGTATTACTTCCGGTAATGTGCACAATTCGTTTACAGCCCTGTTCAATAAGGTGGCGGGTGGCGGTAT encodes the following:
- a CDS encoding pitrilysin family protein translates to MRKTLSTLILVFTSTFASFAQNGEPLPLDPSVRKGTLPNGLTYYIRANKIPEKRAELYLVNKVGSILEDENQRGLAHFVEHMAFNGTRDFPKNTLIDYLQKAGVKFGADINAYTSFDETVYQLPIPTDTLAVFERGFDMLLNWAGFISFDPEEVNAERGVILEESRQRGKNAQERIQQQALPILFNNSRYAERIPIGKEDILKSFTVETIKKFYKDWYRPDLQAIIAVGDFDADQVERWIKEKFTVLKNPAQPRPRVKYEVGDHAETFAKVITDKEFPYTVAQVVYKSKTTPITTAAGFREQIRTELFNTMMAARIQEATRKPETPYFFAQNAISPFLAGLQAYLSITVAKNGQLDKAVTAVLEENERIRRFGFTQTELDRAKKDLLTQRESAFKERDKTKSAAYVAAYQGNFLTGTAVPGSEYVYNFYKKTVPEIQLKEVNELINTFDQKKNRVVLVQAPSKDSAGLPSQQQLLDWVNTDLSYVKAYEDQSTNEPLLATIPTGTKVTGTKAFSAIGAELITLGNGVRVWLKPTDFKNDEVRFSSYSFGGTSVVDEKKLPSILMAANIMGQSGVGKFDPTVLGKMLTGKNVSVSAYVSEISEGVSGIATPADIETALQLVYLYYTAPRKDTTAFRTAIAETKYMLQNRALDPTAVFSDTLEAIMSGYHPRRTNPTMQMLDKVSLDEVVDMYKDRFADASDAVFVFVGNFDKAKLLPLLEKYIGGLPATNRKESFSNLGIRPLPGAVKKTVYKGQDDKSAVELIFNGPWKWSPANNLRLSALTEIINIKMVERLREKEEGVYSPSVSESYSKLPEQRFTLSISFTCDPKNVDRLIEAALDEIRKIKKDGPSATDLQKFKAEERRAHEVRVKENGYWLNYLLQQSRNGEPVEEMNNYLTELEQLTPAVLKQTAQLLNEQQLIKAVLMPEKK
- a CDS encoding LacI family DNA-binding transcriptional regulator, giving the protein MIQREVTIYDIARELKLSSATVSRALSDHPAVKQATKKKIVTKAREMGYRTNAFASNLRKQKTHTIGVLMHELHSYFMVSVLAGIEKIAAAENYDILIGHSAESGAKEVANVENLFHKRVDGLIASLAFDTPDLSHFDCFLQKNIPVVFFDRVEESSAGTKIIIDNFKAGYTATRHLIEQGCKRIVHITGSNTRNVYALRYEGYRKALEDHGIPFNDEFVFTTDMDRDDAVNVSKRIAEMNPRPDGLFAAGDFTAAVCMQTLKQLGFRIPEDIAVIGFNNDEISTLMEPRLSTINYPGVEVGEVAARNLINHLKGVSSLSATSSIILKSDLLIRESSLRNRP